Proteins from one Gossypium raimondii isolate GPD5lz chromosome 8, ASM2569854v1, whole genome shotgun sequence genomic window:
- the LOC105790560 gene encoding uncharacterized protein LOC105790560, whose protein sequence is MVNWELNSCCNNGQVTFLVTIGVFTVVILVLWRTVLLLPFKLITVFLHEASHAIACKLTCGHVEGIKVHADEGGVTQTRGGIYWVILPAGYLGSSFWGMALILASTNLLTARIAAGCFLLALVVVLFYAKNWTLRGLSIGFIIFLALIWFLQERTTVHILRYAILFIGVMNSLFSVYDIYDDLISRRVNSSDAEKFAEICPCPCNGVGWGFIWGMISFIFLGASVYLGLLILA, encoded by the exons ATGGTGAACTGGGAGCTAAACAGTTGCTGCAATAATGGCCAAGTTACCTTTCTGGTTACAATTGGTGTCTTCACTGTTGTCATTCTTGTT CTATGGAGGACAGTGCTGTTGCTGCCGTTTAAGCTCATTACAGTATTCTTGCATGAAGCAAGTCATGCAATTGCCTGCAAACTTACCtgtggtcat GTAGAAGGGATCAAGGTTCATGCAGATGAAGGTGGAGTAACACAGACAAGAGGCGGTATATATTGGGTGATCTTACCTGCTGGAT ATCTTGGCTCATCATTTTGGGGGATGGCTTTGATTCTTGCATCCACAAATCTCCTCACTGCAAGAATAGCTGCTGGTTGTTTTCTTCTTGCTCTCGTTGTCGTGCTCTTTTATGCTAAAAAT TGGACACTTCGAGGACTGTCCATTG gttttattattttccttgcTCTAATTTGGTTTTTGCAAGAAAGGACAACAGTTCATATTCTCCGTTACGCCATTCTATTCATCG GTGTCATGAACAGTCTGTTTTCAGTCTATG ATATCTATGATGATCTAATATCTCGAAGAGTCAACTCCAGTGATGCCGAGAAGTTTGCCGAAATTTGTCCTTGCCCCTGCAATGGAGTTGGATGGGGGTTTATATG GGGAATGATATCATTCATATTTCTCGGTGCATCAGTGTATCTAGGACTTCTCATCTTAGCTTGA
- the LOC105790559 gene encoding uncharacterized protein LOC105790559 isoform X2 has protein sequence MWRFKPFLQKEPAGLEGRTLDVANLKLHVRNVIAEGGFSCVYLAKDALHASKQYALKHIICNDQESLELVVKEISVLKSLQGHPNVITLYAHTILDMGRTKEALLVMEFCDKSLVNCLETRGTAYFEEKQILNIFLHICNAVFAMHCQSPPIAHRDLKAENILLGSDGLWKLCDFGSTSTNHKRLEKPEEMGIEEDNIRKHTTPAYRAPEMWDLFRRELINEKVDIWALGCLLFRICYFKNAFDGESKLQILNGNYRIPDLPKYSSSITNLIKDMLQASPVDRPDITQVWFRVNEQLPAALQKSLPDRPPEMPSTEGVPRSSNRSPQMPSRSPPSPPVGEPAKTSPQPGLRASGGQLGAFWSTQHAKDADVAEEKSRPKYDEDPTSYSSVKHKRSPIRGETVQTHSPARSMPDKSHKPEDGLSKDIEINFFENKDTTTSFQDEAFNTFVAEFDSNKISSGIINKNTGKEKALEAEIVRLKEQLKQSNLEKAEMTMKFEKLSAICRSQRQEIQELKQTLAARTPSPNKSTSRYHNSPGSLGEKVEGTFSEFTQEKAGNWKTASPEAKPWQAFPEDAKPQQQQPLSKDNVQSVRTRNGHSNMHAAQATFGMETWGFGADNFTAAPTASSQRLKSMINEGSSSQRESKIKESNPVSQPAGWAGF, from the exons ATGTGGAGGTTCAAGCCATTTTTGCAAAAAGAGCCTGCAGGGCTCGAGGGCCGAACCCTTGACGTTGCCAATCTTAAACTTCATGTTCGGAATGTTATTGCCGAGGGTGGCTTCTCTTGTGTCTACTTAGCTAAGGATGCTCTACATGCTTCAAAGCAGTATGCTTTGAAGCACATCATATGCAATGATCAAGAGTCATTGGAGTTGGTTGTCAAGGAGATCAGTGTGTTGAAATCACTTCAAGGACACCCGAACGTCATCACACTTTATGCGCATACGATCTTGGATATGGGAAGGACCAAGGAAGCCCTTCTTGTCATGGAATTTTGTGATAAATCTCTTGTTAATTGCTTAGAAACCAGAGGAACTGCCTATTTTGAGGAGAAACAGATTCTTAACATTTTCTTGCATATCTGCAATGCAGTCTTTGCAATGCATTGCCAGTCCCCGCCAATTGCTCACAG GGACTTGAAAGCTGAGAACATTCTGTTGGGTTCTGATGGATTATGGAAGTTGTGTGATTTCGGGAGCACATCAACCAATCACAAGCGTCTTGAGAAGCCTGAAGAAATGGGTATAGAAGAAGACAATATCAGGAAGCACACCACACCTGCCTATAGAGCCCCTGAG ATGTGGGATCTGTTCCGGAGAGAACTTATAAATGAAAAGGTGGATATATGG GCCCTTGGGTGTCTCCTCTTTCGAATTTGCTACTTCAAGAATGCATTCGACGGTGAATCAAAGTTACAAATCTTAAATGGGAACTACCGGATTCCAGATTTACCAAAATACAGCTCTTCAATTACAAACCTAATTAAAGACATGCTTCAAGCATCACCTGTTGACAGACCTGACATCACACAG GTCTGGTTTCGTGTTAATGAGCAGTTGCCTGCTGCTCTACAGAAGTCTTTACCTGATCGGCCACCTGAAATGCCATCTACTGAAG GTGTTCCAAGGTCTTCAAATAGATCACCTCAGATGCCTTCTAGAAGCCCCCCATCCCCTCCAGTTGGGGAACCAGCTAAAACCTCACCACAGCCTGGCTTAAGGGCAAGTGGCGGACAGCTTGGTGCTTTTTGGTCTACTCAGCATGCAAAGGACGCAGATGTTGCTGAAGAGAAGAGCAGACCCAAATATGACGAAGATCCGACCAGCTATAGCTCAGTTAAACATAAGAGGAGTCCTATAAGAGGGGAAACTGTACAAACACATTCTCCTGCTCGAAGTATGCCTGATAAATCACACAAGCCTGAAGATGGCCTTAGTAAAGacattgaaattaatttttttgagaacAAGGATACCACCACTTCTTTTCAAGATGAGGCGTTTAACACCTTTGTTGCTGAATTTGATAGTAATAAGATCAGTTCTggaattattaataaaaatactggaaaagaaaaagcattGGAGGCTGAAATAGTGAGGCTGAAAGAACAGCTAAAACAATCCAACTTGGAGAAGGCTGAGATGAccatgaaatttgaaaagttatcTGCAATTTGTCGTTCTCAGCGGCAGGAAATACAGGAGCTCAAGCAAACTCTAGCTGCTAGAACTCCATCTCCTAATAAAAGTACTTCAAGATATCATAACTCACCGGGAAGTCTG GGAGAGAAGGTTGAAGGAACATTTTCGGAATTCACACAAGAAAAAGCTGGTAACTGGAAAACTGCTAGCCCAGAAGCAAAGCCATGGCAGGCTTTTCCAGAGGATGCCAAACCGCAGCAGCAGCAACCTCTTTCAAAGGATAATGTCCAGTCAGTTAGAACTAGAAATGGTCACTCAAACATGCATGCTGCTCAAGCAACTTTTGGTATGGAAACATGGGGTTTTGGTGCAGATAACTTTACAGCTGCCCCTACGGCCAGCTCCCAGAGATTAAAATCAATGATAAATGAAGGAAGTAGTTCCCAACGCGAATCAAAAATAAAGGAGAGTAATCCAGTTTCCCAACCTGCTGGGTGGGCTGGTTTCTGA
- the LOC105790559 gene encoding uncharacterized protein LOC105790559 isoform X1 — translation MWRFKPFLQKEPAGLEGRTLDVANLKLHVRNVIAEGGFSCVYLAKDALHASKQYALKHIICNDQESLELVVKEISVLKSLQGHPNVITLYAHTILDMGRTKEALLVMEFCDKSLVNCLETRGTAYFEEKQILNIFLHICNAVFAMHCQSPPIAHRDLKAENILLGSDGLWKLCDFGSTSTNHKRLEKPEEMGIEEDNIRKHTTPAYRAPEMWDLFRRELINEKVDIWALGCLLFRICYFKNAFDGESKLQILNGNYRIPDLPKYSSSITNLIKDMLQASPVDRPDITQVWFRVNEQLPAALQKSLPDRPPEMPSTEAGVPRSSNRSPQMPSRSPPSPPVGEPAKTSPQPGLRASGGQLGAFWSTQHAKDADVAEEKSRPKYDEDPTSYSSVKHKRSPIRGETVQTHSPARSMPDKSHKPEDGLSKDIEINFFENKDTTTSFQDEAFNTFVAEFDSNKISSGIINKNTGKEKALEAEIVRLKEQLKQSNLEKAEMTMKFEKLSAICRSQRQEIQELKQTLAARTPSPNKSTSRYHNSPGSLGEKVEGTFSEFTQEKAGNWKTASPEAKPWQAFPEDAKPQQQQPLSKDNVQSVRTRNGHSNMHAAQATFGMETWGFGADNFTAAPTASSQRLKSMINEGSSSQRESKIKESNPVSQPAGWAGF, via the exons ATGTGGAGGTTCAAGCCATTTTTGCAAAAAGAGCCTGCAGGGCTCGAGGGCCGAACCCTTGACGTTGCCAATCTTAAACTTCATGTTCGGAATGTTATTGCCGAGGGTGGCTTCTCTTGTGTCTACTTAGCTAAGGATGCTCTACATGCTTCAAAGCAGTATGCTTTGAAGCACATCATATGCAATGATCAAGAGTCATTGGAGTTGGTTGTCAAGGAGATCAGTGTGTTGAAATCACTTCAAGGACACCCGAACGTCATCACACTTTATGCGCATACGATCTTGGATATGGGAAGGACCAAGGAAGCCCTTCTTGTCATGGAATTTTGTGATAAATCTCTTGTTAATTGCTTAGAAACCAGAGGAACTGCCTATTTTGAGGAGAAACAGATTCTTAACATTTTCTTGCATATCTGCAATGCAGTCTTTGCAATGCATTGCCAGTCCCCGCCAATTGCTCACAG GGACTTGAAAGCTGAGAACATTCTGTTGGGTTCTGATGGATTATGGAAGTTGTGTGATTTCGGGAGCACATCAACCAATCACAAGCGTCTTGAGAAGCCTGAAGAAATGGGTATAGAAGAAGACAATATCAGGAAGCACACCACACCTGCCTATAGAGCCCCTGAG ATGTGGGATCTGTTCCGGAGAGAACTTATAAATGAAAAGGTGGATATATGG GCCCTTGGGTGTCTCCTCTTTCGAATTTGCTACTTCAAGAATGCATTCGACGGTGAATCAAAGTTACAAATCTTAAATGGGAACTACCGGATTCCAGATTTACCAAAATACAGCTCTTCAATTACAAACCTAATTAAAGACATGCTTCAAGCATCACCTGTTGACAGACCTGACATCACACAG GTCTGGTTTCGTGTTAATGAGCAGTTGCCTGCTGCTCTACAGAAGTCTTTACCTGATCGGCCACCTGAAATGCCATCTACTGAAG CAGGTGTTCCAAGGTCTTCAAATAGATCACCTCAGATGCCTTCTAGAAGCCCCCCATCCCCTCCAGTTGGGGAACCAGCTAAAACCTCACCACAGCCTGGCTTAAGGGCAAGTGGCGGACAGCTTGGTGCTTTTTGGTCTACTCAGCATGCAAAGGACGCAGATGTTGCTGAAGAGAAGAGCAGACCCAAATATGACGAAGATCCGACCAGCTATAGCTCAGTTAAACATAAGAGGAGTCCTATAAGAGGGGAAACTGTACAAACACATTCTCCTGCTCGAAGTATGCCTGATAAATCACACAAGCCTGAAGATGGCCTTAGTAAAGacattgaaattaatttttttgagaacAAGGATACCACCACTTCTTTTCAAGATGAGGCGTTTAACACCTTTGTTGCTGAATTTGATAGTAATAAGATCAGTTCTggaattattaataaaaatactggaaaagaaaaagcattGGAGGCTGAAATAGTGAGGCTGAAAGAACAGCTAAAACAATCCAACTTGGAGAAGGCTGAGATGAccatgaaatttgaaaagttatcTGCAATTTGTCGTTCTCAGCGGCAGGAAATACAGGAGCTCAAGCAAACTCTAGCTGCTAGAACTCCATCTCCTAATAAAAGTACTTCAAGATATCATAACTCACCGGGAAGTCTG GGAGAGAAGGTTGAAGGAACATTTTCGGAATTCACACAAGAAAAAGCTGGTAACTGGAAAACTGCTAGCCCAGAAGCAAAGCCATGGCAGGCTTTTCCAGAGGATGCCAAACCGCAGCAGCAGCAACCTCTTTCAAAGGATAATGTCCAGTCAGTTAGAACTAGAAATGGTCACTCAAACATGCATGCTGCTCAAGCAACTTTTGGTATGGAAACATGGGGTTTTGGTGCAGATAACTTTACAGCTGCCCCTACGGCCAGCTCCCAGAGATTAAAATCAATGATAAATGAAGGAAGTAGTTCCCAACGCGAATCAAAAATAAAGGAGAGTAATCCAGTTTCCCAACCTGCTGGGTGGGCTGGTTTCTGA
- the LOC105790562 gene encoding O-fucosyltransferase 20 has translation MGKSNKCKAKKQSYISVPSQIITSLSSSSLQSLLLSPKKAHLNSSFFVGHNYSCRRPRVCLSALFLFVLVGLLRLGWNVNTLVLCSQSFGSNTGKVGERDHQVLVTSQLHSPRPLHLESEFWKQPDGMGYRPCLELSAKYRKAREAILNGRSKYLLVVVSGGMNQQRNQIVDAVVIARILGAALVVPVLQVNIIWGDESEFSDIFDLGHFKRVLADDVRILSSLPSTHVMTRPVVENRTPLHVSPQWIRSRYLKRINKEGLLLLRGLDSRLSKGLPPDLQKLRCKVAFQALRFAPPILELGNKLARRMQSKGPYLALHLRIEKDVWVRTGCLPGLSKEYDEIVHNERRRHPEFLTAKSNLSYHERKLAGLCPLNAFEVTRLLKALGAPRSARIYWAGGRPLGGKEALSPLTREFPHFYNKEGLALPGELEPFANKASFMAAIDYIVSEKSDVFMASHGGNMGHAIQGQRAYAGHKKYITPNKRHMLPYFVNSSLPEAEFNRIIKELHQESLGQPELRSSKAGRDVTKYPVPECMCKRNKTT, from the exons ATGGGGAAGTCAAACAAGTGTAAAGCCAAGAAGCAGTCGTACATTTCTGTTCCGTCTCAGATAATCACCTCGCTTTCTTCCTCTTCTCTCCAATCTCTCCTCCTTTCTCCAAAGAAGGCACACCTCAACAGCAGCTTCTTTGTCGGCCACAACTACTCATGCAGACGCCCCAGGGTGTGCTTGTCGGCTCTCTTTCTCTTTGTTCTTGTTGGCTTGTTGAGGTTGGGCTGGAACGTTAACACTTTGGTTCTATGTTCCCAAAGTTTCGGTTCCAACACTGGCAAAGTTGGTGAAAGAGACCACCAAGTCTTGGTTACCAGCCAATTACATAGTCCTCGGCCTTTGCATTTGGAAAGTGAGTTTTGGAAGCAGCCTGATGGGATGGGTTACAGGCCCTGTTTGGAGCTTTCTGCTAAGTATAGAAAAGCAAGGGAGGCCATTTTGAATGGCAGAAGCAAGTACTTGCTGGTGGTGGTTTCGGGTGGCATGAATCAACAGAGGAATCAGATTGTGGATGCTGTTGTTATTGCTAGGATTCTCGGTGCTGCTTTGGTTGTTCCCGTCTTGCAAGTCAATATCATCTGGGGTGATGAGAG TGAATTTTCTGATATATTCGATTTGGGTCATTTCAAGAGAGTTCTAGCCGATGATGTACGTATTCTATCCTCATTGCCTTCTACACATGTAATGACAAGGCCAGTAGTGGAGAACCGTACTCCACTTCATGTCTCACCTCAATGGATTCGTTCACGGTATCTCAAGCGG ATAAACAAGGAAGGACTTTTGCTTTTACGAGGTCTGGATTCTAGGCTTTCTAAAGGTCTTCCTCCTGATCTTCAAAAGCTTCGCTGCAAG GTGGCATTTCAAGCATTAAGATTTGCTCCGCCGATCCTGGAACTCGGTAACAAGCTCGCTCGGAGAATGCAGAGCAAGGGACCATACCTTGCTCTTCATCTTCGAATCGAGAAGGATGTATGGGTGAGAACTGGTTGTCTTCCAGGCTTGAGTAAGGAATATGATGAGATAGTCCACAATGAAAGGAGAAGACACCCTGAATTTCTTACTGCAAAATCAAACCTGAGTTACCATGAAAGAAAACTTGCAGGGCTATGCCCCTTGAATGCTTTTGAAGTGACTAG GCTGCTTAAAGCTCTGGGGGCGCCCAGGAGTGCTAGAATATACTGGGCTGGAGGGCGACCACTGGGCGGAAAGGAAGCCTTGTCACCATTAACCAGAGAATTTCCCCATTTCTACAATAAGGAAGGTCTTGCATTGCCTGGTGAACTAGAACCATTTGCTAATAAGGCTTCTTTTATGGCAGCCATTGACTATATAGTTTCTGAGAAAAGTGATGTTTTCATGGCCTCCCATGGTGGAAATATGGGCCACGCCATTCAG GGACAAAGAGCATATGCAGGGCATAAAAAGTACATAACTCCAAATAAAAGACACATGCTCCCATATTTTGTGAACTCATCTCTCCCAGAAGCAGAGTTCAACAGGATCATAAAAGAGTTGCACCAAGAATCTTTAGGACAGCCGGAACTGAGAAGCAGCAAAGCTGGAAGGGATGTAACCAAGTATCCAGTTCCAGAATGCATGTGCAAGCGCAACAAAACTACATAA